The Klebsiella africana sequence TGATGTGGTATCAGCCTGAAGTATCAAAAATTATTATTAATTTTTTAGATCAAAATCTCAAAGATAAGCATCAATAATACGTTATAGGAACAGGTAAATAAGATGAAAAAAATATTTTTGTGCTGCGCAGCCGGCATGTCAACGAGCATGGTGATGAATAAAATGAAGCAAGCGGCCGCAGCGAAAGGCATTGCTGTCGATATTATTGCTGTTTCAATGGATGATTTTGACCGCACGTTACCAAATTACGATTGCTGTCTTTTAGGGCCGCAGATTAAATATAAATTCGAAGAATTTAACAAAAAGGCCGCTGCGGTGGGTAAGAGAGTCGCCGTTATCGATAGCATGGATTACGGCATGATGCGTGGCGATAAAATTCTTGATGCGGCGCTGGCGCTGCTGGATGAATGTTCACTCAACAAGTAGGGCACCCGTATGGATATGGAAGCAACCGTCATGGAACTCATCATTAACGCCGGTGAGTCCCGCAGTCTGGCGATGCAAGCGCTGCAAGCCGCCAGAAAAGGAGTGTGGCAGGACGTTGATAGGCTGATGCAGGACGCCGCGGATGCCGCAAAACGCGCGCATGATGTACAAACCATGCTTATTGGTATGGATGAGGGCTGCGGCAATGTACCGGTTAATCTTATTCTGGTACATGCCCAGGATCATATAATGACCTCTATGCTCGCGCGGGAATTGATCGCGGAGCTTATTGAGGTTCAGCGCCAGTTGCAACATCGCACCTGATAAAATATGTCGCCGCCGGCACCTTCGGCGGCGACAGCCATCAGATATTCTCCAGACGAATGCCCCGCGTTCTCGGGCCGAAAATCCCCACCGACAGCATCACCATCAGCATACTGACGACGATAAAGCTAATTACGCCCGGCGTGCCGGCGTATTGCAGAATAATGCCGATCAGGATGCTGGTCACCGCCGTGGAAAGCCGGCTGAAGGAGTAGCAGAAGCCAACGGCGCGGGCGCGAATGTGGGTCGGGAAGACCTCGGCCTGGTAGGCGTGGTAGCTGATGGTCAGCCAGGCGTTGGACCAGGTGATCATAAATCCGCAGATCACCAACAGGATCGGACTGTTTTGCAGAGCGAACAGGGTGCCGAAGATAACGGTCATCAGCGCGGAGAGGACAATCTGCCACTTGTTTTCAAAGCGATGCACGAAGCGGGTGCAGAACAGACAGCCCAGCGGATAGGCGAGGGTGATAAAGAAGGCGTACAGCAGGCTATGGGTGATGCTGGCGCCCTGACCGGAGAGCAGTGCCGGCAGCCAGTTGCCGAAGCCGAAGAAACCGATCGCCTGGAAGAAATTCATCACCATCAGCATCAGGGTGCGCTGCCGATACTGCGGCGCCCAGATCTCGCGAAAGGTGCCGCGTTTGACGACGCTCTGTGCCGCCTGCGCATGCTTCGGCGACGGCGTCAGGCCGCAGCGGGCTTCCATCTCACACATCACCGTATGCGCTTCATCATGCCGCCCTTTGGTTTCCAGCCAGCGGGCTGACTCCGGTAGCTTTTTACGGATAAACCAGATCGCCAGCGAAAACAGTGCGCCAAAGATGATCACCCAGCGCCAGCCGCTGAGGCCGAACAGGGTGGTCGGCACCAGCATCCAGGACATCAGCGCCACCGCCGGAACCGAAAGGA is a genomic window containing:
- a CDS encoding PTS sugar transporter subunit IIB — protein: MKKIFLCCAAGMSTSMVMNKMKQAAAAKGIAVDIIAVSMDDFDRTLPNYDCCLLGPQIKYKFEEFNKKAAAVGKRVAVIDSMDYGMMRGDKILDAALALLDECSLNK
- a CDS encoding PTS lactose/cellobiose transporter subunit IIA; the protein is MDMEATVMELIINAGESRSLAMQALQAARKGVWQDVDRLMQDAADAAKRAHDVQTMLIGMDEGCGNVPVNLILVHAQDHIMTSMLARELIAELIEVQRQLQHRT
- a CDS encoding MFS transporter, which encodes MSTTQVLGETPYASPGQPHASLTGRIDALPASFGLWSFITLLSLGGFFELYDLFQTGYISAGLLAEGIFHTGQAGIFGIADQAAFASATFMGLFIGASLLAPLADKLGRRLTFMVALAWYGLFSLLMATQSSAEGVIFFRFLVGIGLGIELVTIDTYLSEWVPTHLRNKAFAFAFFIQFLSVPAVALMSWMLVPTTLFGLSGWRWVIIFGALFSLAIWFIRKKLPESARWLETKGRHDEAHTVMCEMEARCGLTPSPKHAQAAQSVVKRGTFREIWAPQYRQRTLMLMVMNFFQAIGFFGFGNWLPALLSGQGASITHSLLYAFFITLAYPLGCLFCTRFVHRFENKWQIVLSALMTVIFGTLFALQNSPILLVICGFMITWSNAWLTISYHAYQAEVFPTHIRARAVGFCYSFSRLSTAVTSILIGIILQYAGTPGVISFIVVSMLMVMLSVGIFGPRTRGIRLENI